One Melospiza melodia melodia isolate bMelMel2 chromosome 1, bMelMel2.pri, whole genome shotgun sequence genomic window carries:
- the LOC134428930 gene encoding late histone H2B.L4 — protein MSPEPLKKRGCAVASGEKRSKRKPKRKEAFSVYIYKVLKQVHPDLAISSKAMSIMNSFVSDMLERLAAEAARLAQYGRRATLSSREVQAAARLLLPGELARHAVSEGTKAVTKYTSGQ, from the exons ATGAGCCCAGAACCTTTGAAGAAACGTGGTTGTGCTGTTGCCTCTGGGGAAAAAAGATCTAAGAGGAAGCCAAAGAGAAAGGAAGCATTTTCAGTCTACATTTACAAAGTACTGAAGCAG GTGCACCCCGACCTCGCCATCTCGTCCAAGGCCATGAGCATCATGAACTCGTTTGTGAGCGACATGCTGGAgcggctggcggcggaggcggcgcGCCTGGCGCAGTACGGGCGCCGTGCCACCCTCAGCAGCCGCGAGGTGCAGGCGGCCGCGCgcctgctgctgcccggggagctggCCCGGCACGCCGTGTCCGAGGGCACCAAGGCCGTCACCAAGTACACCAGCGGCCAGTGA
- the ASB10 gene encoding ankyrin repeat and SOCS box protein 10 isoform X3, translating to MDCTSPLRPAPQRRPQPAPWKDSYSVSSQHSHLSLSPHGWGHQLGRLEPLQCQDLLVQNALFTGDLDMVQKYFTKSSAINLIIETRGDALRWTSSKRGLWSLSYEQELTTPLHITAGRGYTECLRLLLLRGAAVDLAPGGRTALHEACAAASAACARLLLRAGADPEAVSEQGHRPLHLCKSSDSIGCVQELLQHGASVNSQTEEERDTALHVASRHGLAEHVQLLLRHGAQLELRNKEGQTPLNAACAQQHQPQEMDRYYRVCQLLVESGASVNAEDRDRQHPLHLACKNANAQIAELLLARGANVNVMNYGGNTALHNILQVLRCCHSCPRVIEALVNSYSHVRVSEDWLAAVPAEVVQTSLPAAPGSLCAQEPPGGPAAAGPVPAASAQCPAPVPAARLRGRSLLGVAVPVLLCLSVHMFHLPVQSVLWQLPPSPQSILPGHISPLCQACCWVPVPASLLLGIMHLFGSVLFVHANPDRLQTNKRRYGN from the exons ATGGACTGCACCTCTCCTCTCCGCCCTGCCCCTCAGCGTCGGCCGCAGCCGGCTCCCTGGAAGGATTCCTACAGTgtgagctcccagcacagccatctCAGCCTGAGCCCACATGGCTGGGGGCACCAGCTCGGCCGCCTGGAGCCACTGCAGTGCCAGGACCTGCTGGTCCAGAATGCACTCTTCACTGGAGACCTGGACATGGTGCAGAAGTACTTCACCAAGAGCTCCGCCATCAATCTCATCATCGAGACCAGGGGCGATGCGCTGCGCTGGACCAGCAGCAAACGTG GACTGTGGTCGCTGAGCTACGAGCAGGAGCTGACCACGCCGCTGCACATCACGGCGGGCCGGGGCTACACGGAGtgcctgcggctgctgctgctgcgcggCGCCGCCGTGGACCTGGCCCCGGGCGGCAGGACGGCCCTGCACGAGGCCTGCGCGGCCGCCAGCGCGGCCTGCGCGCGGCTGCTGCTCCGCGCCGGGGCCGACCCCGAGGCCGTGTCTGAGCAGGGCCACCGGCCCCTGCACCTCTGCAAGAGCTCCGACTCCATCGG GTgtgtccaggagctgctgcagcacggTGCCAGTGTGAACAGCCAGACGGAGGAGGAGCGGGACACAGCGCTGCATGTGGCATCGCGGCACGGCCTGGCAGAGCACGTCCAGCTGCTCCTGCGCCACGGGGCTCAGCTGGAGCTGAGGAACAAGGAGGGGCAAACGCCGCTgaatgctgcctgtgcccagcagcaccagccccaggAGATGGACCGCTACTACCGCGTGTGCCAGCTGCTGGTGGAGAGCGGTGCCAGCGTCAACGCCGAGGACCGCGACCGGCAGCACCCGCTGCACCTGGCCTGCAAGAATGCCAACGCTCAAATCGCGGAGCTACTGTTGGCCCGTGGTGCCAATGTCAATGTCATGAACTACGGCGGCAACACGGCCCTGCACAACATCCTGCAG GTGCTgcggtgctgccacagctgccCGCGTGTTATCGAGGCCCTGGTGAACAGCTACAGCCACGTGCGCGTCTCCGAGGACTGGCTGGCAGCAGTTCCAGCAGAGGTGGTGCAG ACCTCGCTCCCTGCAGCACCTGGCTCGCTGTGCGCTCAGGAGCCTCctggagggccggctgctgctggtcctgtcccagctgcatcTGCCCAGTGCCCTGCACCAGTTCCTGCTGCTCGGCTTCGAGGACGTTCTCTACTAGGGGTGGCAGTTCCAGTCCTGCTGTGCCTTTCTGTGCACATGTTCCACCTGCCAGTGCAGTCTGTGCTTTGGCAGCTCCCCCCTTCCCCTCAATCCATCCTGCCTGGCCACATCAGCCCCCTGTGCCAGGCCTGCTGCTGGGTCCCGGTCCCAGCTAGCCTTTTGCTCGGCATCATGCACCTGTTTGGGAGTGTTCTGTTTGTCCATGCTAATCCAGACAGACTCCAGACTAACAAAAGGAGGTATGGGAATTAG
- the ASB10 gene encoding ankyrin repeat and SOCS box protein 10 isoform X1, with amino-acid sequence MDCTSPLRPAPQRRPQPAPWKDSYSVSSQHSHLSLSPHGWGHQLGRLEPLQCQDLLVQNALFTGDLDMVQKYFTKSSAINLIIETRGDALRWTSSKRGLWSLSYEQELTTPLHITAGRGYTECLRLLLLRGAAVDLAPGGRTALHEACAAASAACARLLLRAGADPEAVSEQGHRPLHLCKSSDSIGCVQELLQHGASVNSQTEEERDTALHVASRHGLAEHVQLLLRHGAQLELRNKEGQTPLNAACAQQHQPQEMDRYYRVCQLLVESGASVNAEDRDRQHPLHLACKNANAQIAELLLARGANVNVMNYGGNTALHNILQVAAYRREHRPELVVRALLNHGAVRVWPGSLLKVLRCCHSCPRVIEALVNSYSHVRVSEDWLAAVPAEVVQTSLPAAPGSLCAQEPPGGPAAAGPVPAASAQCPAPVPAARLRGRSLLGVAVPVLLCLSVHMFHLPVQSVLWQLPPSPQSILPGHISPLCQACCWVPVPASLLLGIMHLFGSVLFVHANPDRLQTNKRRYGN; translated from the exons ATGGACTGCACCTCTCCTCTCCGCCCTGCCCCTCAGCGTCGGCCGCAGCCGGCTCCCTGGAAGGATTCCTACAGTgtgagctcccagcacagccatctCAGCCTGAGCCCACATGGCTGGGGGCACCAGCTCGGCCGCCTGGAGCCACTGCAGTGCCAGGACCTGCTGGTCCAGAATGCACTCTTCACTGGAGACCTGGACATGGTGCAGAAGTACTTCACCAAGAGCTCCGCCATCAATCTCATCATCGAGACCAGGGGCGATGCGCTGCGCTGGACCAGCAGCAAACGTG GACTGTGGTCGCTGAGCTACGAGCAGGAGCTGACCACGCCGCTGCACATCACGGCGGGCCGGGGCTACACGGAGtgcctgcggctgctgctgctgcgcggCGCCGCCGTGGACCTGGCCCCGGGCGGCAGGACGGCCCTGCACGAGGCCTGCGCGGCCGCCAGCGCGGCCTGCGCGCGGCTGCTGCTCCGCGCCGGGGCCGACCCCGAGGCCGTGTCTGAGCAGGGCCACCGGCCCCTGCACCTCTGCAAGAGCTCCGACTCCATCGG GTgtgtccaggagctgctgcagcacggTGCCAGTGTGAACAGCCAGACGGAGGAGGAGCGGGACACAGCGCTGCATGTGGCATCGCGGCACGGCCTGGCAGAGCACGTCCAGCTGCTCCTGCGCCACGGGGCTCAGCTGGAGCTGAGGAACAAGGAGGGGCAAACGCCGCTgaatgctgcctgtgcccagcagcaccagccccaggAGATGGACCGCTACTACCGCGTGTGCCAGCTGCTGGTGGAGAGCGGTGCCAGCGTCAACGCCGAGGACCGCGACCGGCAGCACCCGCTGCACCTGGCCTGCAAGAATGCCAACGCTCAAATCGCGGAGCTACTGTTGGCCCGTGGTGCCAATGTCAATGTCATGAACTACGGCGGCAACACGGCCCTGCACAACATCCTGCAGGTGGCTGCCTACCGGCGGGAGCACCGCCCGGAGCTCGTGGTGCGAGCGCTGCTCAACCACGGCGCCGTGCGCGTCTGGCCGGGCTCCCTCCTCAAG GTGCTgcggtgctgccacagctgccCGCGTGTTATCGAGGCCCTGGTGAACAGCTACAGCCACGTGCGCGTCTCCGAGGACTGGCTGGCAGCAGTTCCAGCAGAGGTGGTGCAG ACCTCGCTCCCTGCAGCACCTGGCTCGCTGTGCGCTCAGGAGCCTCctggagggccggctgctgctggtcctgtcccagctgcatcTGCCCAGTGCCCTGCACCAGTTCCTGCTGCTCGGCTTCGAGGACGTTCTCTACTAGGGGTGGCAGTTCCAGTCCTGCTGTGCCTTTCTGTGCACATGTTCCACCTGCCAGTGCAGTCTGTGCTTTGGCAGCTCCCCCCTTCCCCTCAATCCATCCTGCCTGGCCACATCAGCCCCCTGTGCCAGGCCTGCTGCTGGGTCCCGGTCCCAGCTAGCCTTTTGCTCGGCATCATGCACCTGTTTGGGAGTGTTCTGTTTGTCCATGCTAATCCAGACAGACTCCAGACTAACAAAAGGAGGTATGGGAATTAG
- the ASB10 gene encoding ankyrin repeat and SOCS box protein 10 isoform X4: protein MDCTSPLRPAPQRRPQPAPWKDSYSVSSQHSHLSLSPHGWGHQLGRLEPLQCQDLLVQNALFTGDLDMVQKYFTKSSAINLIIETRGDALRWTSSKRGLWSLSYEQELTTPLHITAGRGYTECLRLLLLRGAAVDLAPGGRTALHEACAAASAACARLLLRAGADPEAVSEQGHRPLHLCKSSDSIGCVQELLQHGASVNSQTEEERDTALHVASRHGLAEHVQLLLRHGAQLELRNKEGQTPLNAACAQQHQPQEMDRYYRVCQLLVESGASVNAEDRDRQHPLHLACKNANAQIAELLLARGANVNVMNYGGNTALHNILQVAAYRREHRPELVVRALLNHGAVRVWPGSLLKVLRCCHSCPRVIEALVNSYSHVRVSEDWLAAVPAEVVQKYPCFYQSLFSLGHRPRSLQHLARCALRSLLEGRLLLVLSQLHLPSALHQFLLLGFEDVLY from the exons ATGGACTGCACCTCTCCTCTCCGCCCTGCCCCTCAGCGTCGGCCGCAGCCGGCTCCCTGGAAGGATTCCTACAGTgtgagctcccagcacagccatctCAGCCTGAGCCCACATGGCTGGGGGCACCAGCTCGGCCGCCTGGAGCCACTGCAGTGCCAGGACCTGCTGGTCCAGAATGCACTCTTCACTGGAGACCTGGACATGGTGCAGAAGTACTTCACCAAGAGCTCCGCCATCAATCTCATCATCGAGACCAGGGGCGATGCGCTGCGCTGGACCAGCAGCAAACGTG GACTGTGGTCGCTGAGCTACGAGCAGGAGCTGACCACGCCGCTGCACATCACGGCGGGCCGGGGCTACACGGAGtgcctgcggctgctgctgctgcgcggCGCCGCCGTGGACCTGGCCCCGGGCGGCAGGACGGCCCTGCACGAGGCCTGCGCGGCCGCCAGCGCGGCCTGCGCGCGGCTGCTGCTCCGCGCCGGGGCCGACCCCGAGGCCGTGTCTGAGCAGGGCCACCGGCCCCTGCACCTCTGCAAGAGCTCCGACTCCATCGG GTgtgtccaggagctgctgcagcacggTGCCAGTGTGAACAGCCAGACGGAGGAGGAGCGGGACACAGCGCTGCATGTGGCATCGCGGCACGGCCTGGCAGAGCACGTCCAGCTGCTCCTGCGCCACGGGGCTCAGCTGGAGCTGAGGAACAAGGAGGGGCAAACGCCGCTgaatgctgcctgtgcccagcagcaccagccccaggAGATGGACCGCTACTACCGCGTGTGCCAGCTGCTGGTGGAGAGCGGTGCCAGCGTCAACGCCGAGGACCGCGACCGGCAGCACCCGCTGCACCTGGCCTGCAAGAATGCCAACGCTCAAATCGCGGAGCTACTGTTGGCCCGTGGTGCCAATGTCAATGTCATGAACTACGGCGGCAACACGGCCCTGCACAACATCCTGCAGGTGGCTGCCTACCGGCGGGAGCACCGCCCGGAGCTCGTGGTGCGAGCGCTGCTCAACCACGGCGCCGTGCGCGTCTGGCCGGGCTCCCTCCTCAAG GTGCTgcggtgctgccacagctgccCGCGTGTTATCGAGGCCCTGGTGAACAGCTACAGCCACGTGCGCGTCTCCGAGGACTGGCTGGCAGCAGTTCCAGCAGAGGTGGTGCAG AAATACCCATGTTTCTACCAGTCCCTTTTCTCCCTGGGGCACAGACCTCGCTCCCTGCAGCACCTGGCTCGCTGTGCGCTCAGGAGCCTCctggagggccggctgctgctggtcctgtcccagctgcatcTGCCCAGTGCCCTGCACCAGTTCCTGCTGCTCGGCTTCGAGGACGTTCTCTACTAG
- the ASB10 gene encoding ankyrin repeat and SOCS box protein 10 isoform X2: MGSTTGGRDESQEPIRTRQAHGPAQVFWQALLAGDQGTIAEILGDPQNNLGASIVFDSSDLEEWKNYRFNPRGLRLWSLSYEQELTTPLHITAGRGYTECLRLLLLRGAAVDLAPGGRTALHEACAAASAACARLLLRAGADPEAVSEQGHRPLHLCKSSDSIGCVQELLQHGASVNSQTEEERDTALHVASRHGLAEHVQLLLRHGAQLELRNKEGQTPLNAACAQQHQPQEMDRYYRVCQLLVESGASVNAEDRDRQHPLHLACKNANAQIAELLLARGANVNVMNYGGNTALHNILQVAAYRREHRPELVVRALLNHGAVRVWPGSLLKVLRCCHSCPRVIEALVNSYSHVRVSEDWLAAVPAEVVQTSLPAAPGSLCAQEPPGGPAAAGPVPAASAQCPAPVPAARLRGRSLLGVAVPVLLCLSVHMFHLPVQSVLWQLPPSPQSILPGHISPLCQACCWVPVPASLLLGIMHLFGSVLFVHANPDRLQTNKRRYGN; this comes from the exons ATGGGCAGCACCACAGGCGGAAGAGACGAGAGCCAGGAGCCCATCCGCACACGGCAGGCACATGGCCCTGCCCAGGTGTTCTGGCAGGCCCTGCTGGCTGGGGATCAGGGCACCATAGCCGAGATCCTCGGAGATCCTCAGAACAACCTGGGCGCCAGCATTGTGTTTGACAGCAGCGACCTGGAAGAGTGGAAGAATTACCGCTTCAACCCCCGCGGGCTGA GACTGTGGTCGCTGAGCTACGAGCAGGAGCTGACCACGCCGCTGCACATCACGGCGGGCCGGGGCTACACGGAGtgcctgcggctgctgctgctgcgcggCGCCGCCGTGGACCTGGCCCCGGGCGGCAGGACGGCCCTGCACGAGGCCTGCGCGGCCGCCAGCGCGGCCTGCGCGCGGCTGCTGCTCCGCGCCGGGGCCGACCCCGAGGCCGTGTCTGAGCAGGGCCACCGGCCCCTGCACCTCTGCAAGAGCTCCGACTCCATCGG GTgtgtccaggagctgctgcagcacggTGCCAGTGTGAACAGCCAGACGGAGGAGGAGCGGGACACAGCGCTGCATGTGGCATCGCGGCACGGCCTGGCAGAGCACGTCCAGCTGCTCCTGCGCCACGGGGCTCAGCTGGAGCTGAGGAACAAGGAGGGGCAAACGCCGCTgaatgctgcctgtgcccagcagcaccagccccaggAGATGGACCGCTACTACCGCGTGTGCCAGCTGCTGGTGGAGAGCGGTGCCAGCGTCAACGCCGAGGACCGCGACCGGCAGCACCCGCTGCACCTGGCCTGCAAGAATGCCAACGCTCAAATCGCGGAGCTACTGTTGGCCCGTGGTGCCAATGTCAATGTCATGAACTACGGCGGCAACACGGCCCTGCACAACATCCTGCAGGTGGCTGCCTACCGGCGGGAGCACCGCCCGGAGCTCGTGGTGCGAGCGCTGCTCAACCACGGCGCCGTGCGCGTCTGGCCGGGCTCCCTCCTCAAG GTGCTgcggtgctgccacagctgccCGCGTGTTATCGAGGCCCTGGTGAACAGCTACAGCCACGTGCGCGTCTCCGAGGACTGGCTGGCAGCAGTTCCAGCAGAGGTGGTGCAG ACCTCGCTCCCTGCAGCACCTGGCTCGCTGTGCGCTCAGGAGCCTCctggagggccggctgctgctggtcctgtcccagctgcatcTGCCCAGTGCCCTGCACCAGTTCCTGCTGCTCGGCTTCGAGGACGTTCTCTACTAGGGGTGGCAGTTCCAGTCCTGCTGTGCCTTTCTGTGCACATGTTCCACCTGCCAGTGCAGTCTGTGCTTTGGCAGCTCCCCCCTTCCCCTCAATCCATCCTGCCTGGCCACATCAGCCCCCTGTGCCAGGCCTGCTGCTGGGTCCCGGTCCCAGCTAGCCTTTTGCTCGGCATCATGCACCTGTTTGGGAGTGTTCTGTTTGTCCATGCTAATCCAGACAGACTCCAGACTAACAAAAGGAGGTATGGGAATTAG
- the ASB10 gene encoding ankyrin repeat and SOCS box protein 10 isoform X5 has protein sequence MGSTTGGRDESQEPIRTRQAHGPAQVFWQALLAGDQGTIAEILGDPQNNLGASIVFDSSDLEEWKNYRFNPRGLRLWSLSYEQELTTPLHITAGRGYTECLRLLLLRGAAVDLAPGGRTALHEACAAASAACARLLLRAGADPEAVSEQGHRPLHLCKSSDSIGCVQELLQHGASVNSQTEEERDTALHVASRHGLAEHVQLLLRHGAQLELRNKEGQTPLNAACAQQHQPQEMDRYYRVCQLLVESGASVNAEDRDRQHPLHLACKNANAQIAELLLARGANVNVMNYGGNTALHNILQVAAYRREHRPELVVRALLNHGAVRVWPGSLLKVLRCCHSCPRVIEALVNSYSHVRVSEDWLAAVPAEVVQKYPCFYQSLFSLGHRPRSLQHLARCALRSLLEGRLLLVLSQLHLPSALHQFLLLGFEDVLY, from the exons ATGGGCAGCACCACAGGCGGAAGAGACGAGAGCCAGGAGCCCATCCGCACACGGCAGGCACATGGCCCTGCCCAGGTGTTCTGGCAGGCCCTGCTGGCTGGGGATCAGGGCACCATAGCCGAGATCCTCGGAGATCCTCAGAACAACCTGGGCGCCAGCATTGTGTTTGACAGCAGCGACCTGGAAGAGTGGAAGAATTACCGCTTCAACCCCCGCGGGCTGA GACTGTGGTCGCTGAGCTACGAGCAGGAGCTGACCACGCCGCTGCACATCACGGCGGGCCGGGGCTACACGGAGtgcctgcggctgctgctgctgcgcggCGCCGCCGTGGACCTGGCCCCGGGCGGCAGGACGGCCCTGCACGAGGCCTGCGCGGCCGCCAGCGCGGCCTGCGCGCGGCTGCTGCTCCGCGCCGGGGCCGACCCCGAGGCCGTGTCTGAGCAGGGCCACCGGCCCCTGCACCTCTGCAAGAGCTCCGACTCCATCGG GTgtgtccaggagctgctgcagcacggTGCCAGTGTGAACAGCCAGACGGAGGAGGAGCGGGACACAGCGCTGCATGTGGCATCGCGGCACGGCCTGGCAGAGCACGTCCAGCTGCTCCTGCGCCACGGGGCTCAGCTGGAGCTGAGGAACAAGGAGGGGCAAACGCCGCTgaatgctgcctgtgcccagcagcaccagccccaggAGATGGACCGCTACTACCGCGTGTGCCAGCTGCTGGTGGAGAGCGGTGCCAGCGTCAACGCCGAGGACCGCGACCGGCAGCACCCGCTGCACCTGGCCTGCAAGAATGCCAACGCTCAAATCGCGGAGCTACTGTTGGCCCGTGGTGCCAATGTCAATGTCATGAACTACGGCGGCAACACGGCCCTGCACAACATCCTGCAGGTGGCTGCCTACCGGCGGGAGCACCGCCCGGAGCTCGTGGTGCGAGCGCTGCTCAACCACGGCGCCGTGCGCGTCTGGCCGGGCTCCCTCCTCAAG GTGCTgcggtgctgccacagctgccCGCGTGTTATCGAGGCCCTGGTGAACAGCTACAGCCACGTGCGCGTCTCCGAGGACTGGCTGGCAGCAGTTCCAGCAGAGGTGGTGCAG AAATACCCATGTTTCTACCAGTCCCTTTTCTCCCTGGGGCACAGACCTCGCTCCCTGCAGCACCTGGCTCGCTGTGCGCTCAGGAGCCTCctggagggccggctgctgctggtcctgtcccagctgcatcTGCCCAGTGCCCTGCACCAGTTCCTGCTGCTCGGCTTCGAGGACGTTCTCTACTAG